A part of Mustela erminea isolate mMusErm1 chromosome 9, mMusErm1.Pri, whole genome shotgun sequence genomic DNA contains:
- the LOC116599836 gene encoding olfactory receptor 10R2-like yields the protein MIFFSHMTILAANVSIMVAIKLSHNLHTPMYFFLCALSFSETCTTMAVIPRMLTDLLSDSKTISLPGCAMQMFFFFGLGGNNCFIMAAMSYDRYTAIHNPLHYPILMTHKICFRFITASWMLGFLVSLCIVIIVFNLSFCDSIIEHFFCDISPVVCLACDYTFRQEMAIFVLSAFVLAGSFVFIMMSYIFIVSTVVKMPSAQGRYKAFSTCSSHLTVVCIHYGFSGFVYLRPKDRGSFREDMLMAVTYTVLTPLLNPIVYSLRNKEMQMALRKVLGKTDRLIPQMVNKRTLNT from the coding sequence ATGATCTTCTTCTCTCATATGACCATCCTAGCTGCAAATGTGTCCATAATGGTGGCCATCAAGCTCAGTCACAACcttcacacccccatgtactttttcctctgTGCCCTGTCCTTTTCAGAAACCTGTACCACCATGGCAGTCATCCCTCGCATGTTAACGGACTTGCTATCTGACAGCAAGACCATTTCTCTTCCTGGGTGTGCCATgcagatgtttttcttctttggcttgGGAGGCAATAACTGCTTCATCATGGCTGCCATGTCCTATGACCGCTATACTGCCATTCATAACCCACTGCACTACCCCATCTTGATGACCCATAAGATCTGCTTTCGGTTCATCACGGCCTCCTGGATGCTTGGGTTTCTGGTTTCTCTGTGCATCGTCATCATTGTATTCaacttgtctttctgtgactccatCATCGAGCACTTCTTCTGTGACATCTCACCTGTGGTGTGCCTTGCGTGTGACTACACCTTCCGTCAGGAAATGGCTATTTTTGTGCTCTCTGCCTTTGTGTTGGCAGGCAGCTTTGTCTTCATCATGATGTCCTACATCTTCATTGTGTCCACAGTTGTGAAGATGCCCTCTGCCCAGGGGAGGTATAAGGCCTTCTCCACGTGCTCCTCTCACCTCACCGTGGTGTGCATACACTATGGATTCTCTGGCTTTGTCTACCTGAGGCCCAAGGACAGGGGCTCATTCCGTGAGGACATGCTGATGGCTGTCACATACACAGTGCTGACACCTCTGCTTAACCCCATCGTGTACAGtctcagaaacaaagaaatgcagaTGGCCCTAAGGAAGGTATTAGGCAAGACAGATAGGCTCATCCCTCAGATGGTGAATAAAAGAacactgaacacttaa